A window of Juglans regia cultivar Chandler chromosome 7, Walnut 2.0, whole genome shotgun sequence contains these coding sequences:
- the LOC108984903 gene encoding uncharacterized protein LOC108984903: MKICSWNARGLGNPCGIRTLCDLIQREGPDVLFLQETRLSTREMESCKYKLGFQNCLGISSQGRKGGIALLWDAEIDLSVINYSSNHVDAIIKDSCLRQGHWFLTAIYGFPETHLRHHSWNLIKSLCRDNDKPWLVLGDFNKILHAHEKSGGNPRPERQLRDFREVVDVCRLRDLGYLGPKFTWSNRRAGDKCIRERLDRCLVNSEWWASFPRAHVTHGVAAYSDHLPIWLNLEGEVGSHFVKKSFKFEAMWVGEAECEDIIKGVWGRSEGPATMNEALGLIKECGNQLQGWNKKSFGNVQAKLNNAQKFLHNLQERDPGYGSY; the protein is encoded by the coding sequence ATGAAAATTTGCAGTTGGAATGcacgtgggcttgggaacccatgtGGCATTCGTACCCTCTGTGATTTAATTCAGAGGGAAGGACCCGATGTATTGTTCTTGCAGGAGACCAGATTGTCCACTCGCGAAATGGAATCCTGTAAGTACAAGTTAGGTTTTCAAAATTGTTTGGGTATTAGTTCTCAAGGAAGGAAAGGGGGTATTGCGTTATTATGGGATGCTGAGATAGATCTATCtgttattaattattcttcTAATCATGTTGATGCTATTATTAAAGATTCATGTTTGCGGCAAGGTCACTGGTTTTTAACTGCTATTTATGGGTTTCCCGAAACTCATTTACGGCATCATTCATGGAATCTGATTAAATCCTTATGTCGTGATAATGATAAACCGTGGTTGGTGTTGGGCGATTTTAATAAGATATTGCATGCCCATGAGAAAAGCGGGGGCAATCCTAGGCCTGAAAGACAGCTTAGAGATTTTAGAGAGGTAGTTGATGTCTGTAGACTAAGGGATTTGGGTTATTTAGGGCCAAAGTTTACCTGGTCAAACCGTAGAGCTGGGGATAAATGCATTAGAGAAAGGCTTGATCGGTGCTTGGTTAATTCTGAGTGGTGGGCCAGTTTTCCTAGAGCCCATGTGACGCATGGTGTGGCCGCCTACTCCGACCATTTACCTATTTGGTTAAACTTAGAAGGAGAAGTTGGTTctcattttgttaaaaaatccTTTAAGTTTGAAGCCATGTGGGTTGGTGAGGCGGAATGTGAAGACATTATCAAAGGGGTTTGGGGGAGGAGTGAGGGTCCAGCTACTATGAATGAGGCTTTGGGTTTGATTAAGGAGTGTGGAAATCAGTTGCAAGGatggaataaaaaaagttttggtAATGTTCAGGCTAAACTCAATAATGCAcaaaaatttttacacaatcTGCAGGAGAGGGACCCGGGATATGGTTCCTATTGA